The proteins below are encoded in one region of Halogranum gelatinilyticum:
- a CDS encoding ferritin family protein — protein MDAEAFQATLEQSKATQLSRLGSNNLLVALTDAELETPVVLRVAANSEHAARTTFHEWADTESDDEAKATFEHVADQEDEHYDRVVAELSDPDFDPVDGGAMHTYLRGREDTVERLAAGLVARGLVSIRAHTQIVSFFVNEADERRADLFRDLKRETQEEVELGLGLLDDLCETDEDWQRAQMVAEYVIQLAYDDYADSLRGMGLDPKPVC, from the coding sequence ATGGACGCCGAAGCCTTCCAGGCGACGTTGGAGCAGTCGAAAGCGACCCAGCTCTCGCGGCTCGGTTCGAACAACCTCCTCGTCGCGCTGACCGACGCCGAACTGGAGACGCCGGTCGTGCTCCGCGTCGCCGCCAACAGCGAACACGCCGCCCGGACGACGTTCCACGAGTGGGCCGACACGGAGTCGGACGACGAGGCGAAAGCGACCTTCGAACACGTCGCCGACCAGGAGGACGAGCACTACGACCGCGTCGTCGCCGAACTCAGTGACCCGGATTTCGACCCGGTCGACGGCGGCGCGATGCACACCTACCTCCGCGGCCGCGAGGACACCGTCGAACGCCTCGCCGCCGGACTGGTCGCCCGCGGACTGGTCAGCATCCGTGCGCACACCCAGATTGTCAGTTTCTTCGTCAACGAGGCCGACGAGCGGCGTGCCGACCTCTTCCGTGACCTCAAACGTGAGACGCAGGAGGAGGTCGAACTCGGGCTCGGCCTGCTCGACGACCTGTGTGAGACCGACGAGGACTGGCAACGCGCCCAGATGGTCGCCGAGTACGTCATCCAACTCGCGTACGACGACTACGCCGACTCGCTGCGCGGGATGGGACTGGACCCCAAGCCCGTCTGCTGA
- a CDS encoding MOSC domain-containing protein produces MNRTPRVETIFVAPEDSAPMEQLESVEAVEGGLTGDRYLTGKGYYSPFDVCEVTFIEGEAIETIREEFGIDLSDGRHRRNVVTRGVDLHDLLETTFRVGDVEFRGTRPRPPCAHVEKVADEENVMRALKERRGGICADVVTGGELHVGDEIEIVEDAPRDVGRSIADRLRRQSESGPSH; encoded by the coding sequence ATGAACCGGACTCCCCGCGTCGAGACCATCTTCGTCGCCCCCGAAGACTCCGCGCCGATGGAGCAGCTCGAATCCGTCGAGGCCGTCGAGGGCGGCCTGACCGGCGACCGCTATCTGACTGGCAAGGGGTACTACTCGCCGTTCGACGTCTGCGAGGTGACGTTCATCGAGGGCGAGGCAATCGAGACGATACGCGAGGAGTTCGGCATCGACCTCTCGGACGGTCGCCACAGGAGAAACGTCGTCACCCGCGGCGTCGACCTCCACGACCTGCTTGAGACAACGTTCCGCGTCGGCGACGTCGAGTTCCGGGGAACCCGCCCGCGGCCACCCTGTGCCCACGTCGAGAAGGTCGCCGACGAGGAGAACGTGATGCGCGCGCTGAAGGAACGCCGCGGTGGTATCTGTGCCGACGTCGTAACCGGGGGAGAACTCCACGTCGGCGACGAGATCGAAATCGTCGAAGACGCGCCGCGGGACGTGGGACGGTCGATTGCGGACCGGCTCCGGAGACAGTCCGAGTCGGGTCCCTCGCACTGA
- a CDS encoding acetamidase/formamidase family protein: MSNEDYTVDYDLSDDAENIHSVWDNSLDPLVTVEPGEVVRFECRDALDGQVGPDSTAEDLANATFDPVHPLTGPVAVEGAEPGDVLEVELLDFEHKGWGFTGYMPGEMGLGLLPEDFEEAGLHIWELDDEVAHFVNGIEVPLDMFPGIVGVAPGEDGEHDTLPPRNTGGNMDVKHMTKGSTVYLPVEVEGALFSTADCHAAQGDGEVCVTGIESPMFVTARFNVRKDMDIQQPQLQTTGPFTPTGQDEPMYATTGIADDLMEATKKAVRHMIDHLEAERGLTRGEAYILCSAAVDLKVSEVVDAPNWIVTAYVPDSIFP, from the coding sequence ATGTCGAACGAAGACTACACCGTCGACTACGACTTGAGCGACGACGCCGAGAACATCCACAGCGTCTGGGACAACAGCCTCGACCCGTTGGTGACGGTCGAGCCAGGCGAGGTCGTCCGGTTCGAGTGTCGCGACGCGCTCGACGGACAGGTCGGCCCGGACTCGACGGCCGAAGACCTCGCGAACGCCACCTTCGACCCGGTCCACCCGCTGACTGGTCCCGTCGCCGTCGAGGGTGCCGAGCCGGGCGACGTCCTCGAAGTCGAACTGCTCGACTTCGAGCACAAGGGCTGGGGATTCACGGGCTACATGCCCGGCGAGATGGGACTCGGTCTGCTGCCCGAGGACTTCGAGGAGGCAGGACTCCACATCTGGGAACTCGACGACGAGGTGGCACACTTCGTGAACGGCATCGAGGTCCCGCTCGATATGTTCCCCGGCATCGTCGGCGTCGCCCCCGGCGAGGACGGCGAACACGACACGCTCCCGCCGCGCAACACCGGCGGCAACATGGACGTCAAGCACATGACGAAGGGGTCGACGGTCTATCTCCCGGTCGAGGTCGAGGGCGCGCTGTTCTCGACGGCCGACTGCCACGCCGCACAGGGTGACGGCGAGGTCTGCGTGACGGGTATCGAGTCGCCGATGTTCGTCACGGCCCGCTTCAACGTCCGGAAGGATATGGACATCCAACAGCCCCAGCTGCAGACGACGGGACCGTTCACGCCGACCGGCCAGGACGAGCCGATGTACGCGACGACCGGCATCGCCGACGACCTGATGGAGGCGACGAAGAAGGCGGTCCGACACATGATCGACCATCTCGAAGCCGAGCGTGGGCTGACGCGCGGGGAGGCGTACATCCTCTGCTCTGCGGCAGTCGACCTGAAGGTCAGCGAGGTCGTCGACGCGCCCAACTGGATCGTCACGGCCTACGTGCCGGACAGCATCTTCCCCTGA
- a CDS encoding MBL fold metallo-hydrolase, with the protein MTDDPDTGREAGSLSADALRDRLRRGDAVTVLDVRDRDEFEAWHIDGESVHATQIPHNKFLVARVRGGVEELVADLAEPVLVVCGEGKASADVADLLADNGIEALNLDGGMEGWARVYESVEIPHDEATVRQYLRPSSGCVAILVVAGDEAVVVDPLRAFTDRYVADAAELGAEITYAVDTHVHADHVSGVRDVARETGAEIVLPRGAENRGLAFDATLVGDGDTLGVGEVELTAVSLPGHTTEMTGFRVGDLLLAGDSVFLDSVARPDLEVGDDGASEMARTLYGTLHERLFAFPAETRVVPGHVGDRTKPDDAGRYVATLGDLRDRLDVLTLDEDAFVERILENMPPQPANYETIIETNLGRRETDDAEAFELELGPNNCAATGTAD; encoded by the coding sequence ATGACCGACGACCCCGACACCGGGCGGGAGGCAGGCTCTCTTTCGGCCGACGCCCTCCGCGACCGACTCCGCCGTGGCGACGCCGTCACCGTCCTCGACGTCCGCGACCGCGACGAGTTCGAGGCGTGGCACATCGACGGCGAGAGCGTCCACGCGACACAGATTCCACACAACAAGTTCCTCGTCGCGCGGGTCCGCGGCGGCGTGGAAGAACTCGTCGCCGACCTCGCCGAACCTGTGCTCGTCGTCTGTGGCGAGGGGAAGGCGAGCGCCGACGTGGCCGACCTCCTCGCGGACAACGGTATCGAGGCGTTGAACCTCGACGGCGGGATGGAGGGCTGGGCGCGCGTCTACGAGTCTGTCGAGATTCCGCACGACGAGGCGACCGTCCGCCAGTATCTCCGTCCCTCCAGCGGCTGTGTCGCCATCCTCGTTGTCGCGGGCGACGAGGCCGTCGTCGTCGACCCCCTGCGGGCCTTCACCGACCGCTACGTCGCCGACGCGGCCGAGTTGGGTGCGGAAATCACGTACGCCGTCGACACGCACGTCCACGCCGACCACGTCTCGGGCGTCCGCGACGTCGCCCGCGAGACGGGTGCGGAAATCGTGTTACCCAGGGGGGCCGAGAATCGTGGCCTCGCGTTCGACGCCACGCTCGTCGGCGACGGCGACACGCTCGGCGTCGGCGAGGTGGAACTGACTGCCGTCTCCCTGCCCGGCCACACGACAGAGATGACGGGCTTCCGGGTCGGCGACCTGCTCCTCGCGGGCGACAGCGTCTTCCTCGACAGCGTCGCCCGGCCGGACCTCGAAGTCGGCGACGACGGCGCGAGCGAGATGGCGCGGACGCTCTACGGGACGCTCCACGAGCGGCTGTTCGCGTTCCCCGCCGAGACGCGCGTCGTTCCGGGACACGTCGGCGACCGGACGAAGCCCGACGACGCGGGACGGTACGTCGCGACGCTGGGCGACCTCCGCGACCGACTCGACGTTCTCACGCTGGACGAAGACGCCTTCGTCGAGCGGATTCTCGAAAATATGCCCCCACAGCCAGCGAACTACGAGACCATCATCGAGACGAACCTCGGCCGCCGCGAGACCGACGACGCGGAGGCGTTCGAACTCGAACTCGGCCCGAACAACTGCGCGGCGACGGGAACGGCTGACTGA
- a CDS encoding DUF6194 family protein, with product MNADRLLTTTLDKYDNVVMTSAWGEQGLFYNPDNKLARGTYFLTVKDYDSGTDSASELDRDGIYRVNFEIRPETYRSLFGEQPPRPAAGELCETGHDYDLLDSLLPHPTYAWASWVCVLRPSEATVDSLSALVDEAYELAQERFEGQFVV from the coding sequence ATGAACGCCGACAGGCTGCTCACGACGACGCTCGACAAGTACGACAACGTCGTGATGACCTCGGCGTGGGGCGAACAGGGGCTGTTCTACAACCCCGACAACAAACTCGCCCGTGGCACCTACTTTCTGACCGTCAAGGACTACGACAGCGGGACCGACTCCGCCTCCGAGCTGGACCGCGACGGCATCTACCGTGTGAACTTCGAGATTCGCCCCGAGACGTACCGCTCGCTGTTCGGCGAGCAGCCGCCACGCCCCGCCGCTGGCGAGCTCTGTGAGACCGGCCACGACTACGATCTCCTCGACAGCCTGCTCCCGCATCCGACGTACGCCTGGGCCTCGTGGGTCTGCGTCCTCAGACCTTCGGAGGCGACGGTCGACAGCCTCTCCGCGCTCGTCGACGAGGCGTACGAACTCGCCCAAGAGCGGTTCGAAGGACAGTTCGTGGTATAA
- a CDS encoding mandelate racemase/muconate lactonizing enzyme family protein: MSKDYAELHDPNAEYTMRELSSETMGVTAKRGGGRDVEITDIQTTMVDGNFPWTLVRIYTDAGIVGTGEAYWGAGVPELIQRMKPFLVGENPLDIDRLFEHLVQKMSGEGSVEGVTVTAISGIEVALHDVAGKILDVPAYQLLGGKYRDKVRVYCDCHTEEEADPDACADEAERVVEELGYDALKFDLDVPSGLEKDRANRHLRPGEIRHKAEIVEKVTERVKDRADVAFDCHWTFSGGSAKRLASAIEEYDVWWLEDPVPPENLEVQEEVTKSTTTPITVGENRYRVTEERRLIENQAVDIIAPDLPKVGGMRETQKIADVANQYYIPVAMHNVSSPIATMASAHVGTSIPNSLAVEYHSYELGWWEDLVEEDVIEDGYITIPEEPGLGLTLDMDTVEEHMVDGETLFDEA, translated from the coding sequence ATGAGCAAAGACTACGCGGAGCTCCACGACCCGAACGCGGAGTACACGATGCGAGAGCTCTCGTCGGAGACGATGGGAGTGACAGCGAAGCGCGGCGGCGGCCGCGACGTCGAGATTACGGACATCCAGACGACGATGGTCGACGGCAACTTCCCGTGGACCCTCGTCCGCATCTACACCGACGCCGGCATCGTCGGCACCGGTGAGGCCTACTGGGGCGCGGGCGTCCCGGAACTCATCCAGCGGATGAAGCCGTTCCTCGTCGGCGAGAACCCGCTCGACATCGACCGTCTGTTCGAGCATCTCGTCCAGAAGATGTCCGGTGAGGGTTCCGTCGAGGGTGTCACCGTCACCGCCATCTCGGGCATCGAGGTCGCGCTGCACGACGTCGCGGGCAAGATTCTCGACGTCCCGGCCTACCAGCTGCTCGGCGGCAAGTACCGCGACAAGGTCCGCGTCTACTGTGACTGCCACACCGAGGAGGAGGCCGACCCGGACGCCTGTGCCGACGAGGCAGAGCGCGTCGTCGAGGAACTCGGCTACGACGCCCTGAAGTTCGACCTCGACGTCCCCTCGGGCCTGGAGAAGGACCGCGCGAACCGCCATCTCCGTCCCGGCGAGATCCGTCACAAGGCCGAGATCGTCGAGAAGGTCACCGAGCGCGTGAAGGACCGCGCCGACGTCGCCTTCGACTGTCACTGGACGTTCTCGGGCGGCTCGGCGAAGCGTCTCGCCTCGGCCATCGAGGAGTACGACGTCTGGTGGCTCGAGGACCCCGTCCCGCCGGAGAACCTGGAGGTGCAGGAAGAGGTCACGAAGTCGACGACGACGCCCATCACCGTGGGCGAGAACCGCTACCGCGTCACCGAGGAACGCCGTCTCATCGAGAACCAGGCGGTCGACATCATCGCGCCCGACCTGCCGAAGGTCGGCGGAATGCGCGAGACGCAGAAGATCGCGGACGTCGCGAACCAGTACTACATCCCGGTCGCGATGCACAACGTCTCCTCGCCGATCGCGACGATGGCGAGTGCCCACGTCGGCACGTCCATCCCGAACTCGCTGGCCGTCGAATACCACAGCTACGAACTCGGCTGGTGGGAGGACCTGGTCGAGGAGGACGTCATCGAGGACGGCTACATCACCATCCCGGAGGAGCCGGGTCTCGGCCTGACGCTCGACATGGACACCGTCGAGGAGCACATGGTCGACGGCGAGACGCTGTTCGACGAGGCGTAA